CGGCGAAGCTGTCGATCGCCGCCTCGGTGGATTCATACGGCGGACACACCACTTTGAACTTGTCCTCGTACCAGAGGTGAACCCGCGCCTCGTTCCGGATCTCAACCTCCGCAGGCAGATCGCCGAAGACCTCCCGCCCGGTCCTGATCACGGCATCCTCCGCTTCCCAGGACAGATCGTCGGCGTCGAAGTAGAAGACGTCGTAGTCCTTGATACCGCTGGTCGGCGGCCTGTCCGTGACCACGTTCCACACGGTCTGAAACAGGCATCCCGCCGTCACATACCACCCAGGCAGATCCAACGCCGCAGTCCGCGCCAGCACCTCCATCAGCACGTCGTTACGCGCCAGCACCGCGCGCAGGGACTCAAGTTGCTCGTCGAGAGGAAGTCGGCTGATCACCGGCCCTGCCTACCACAGCCGCCCCCGGGCCGGAACAGAACCGCCTCGGGCGCCCCCTCAGCCCGGAGGCATTCGGACAGTTCCAATACCCGACGTCACCACTACACGTCGTCCAGGACACCCAGCGCGAAGCCGTGAGCCATCTGGACCGCATGCTGAAGCGGCGTCCCGGCCGTGAGTAACCGCACCTGCTGATCGGTTGGGGGCCTTTGTACTGGTGGGCGCGGACGGTTTCGAACCGCCGACATCTGCTTTGCAAGAGCTGATGTATCAGTGCCTCTCCCGACACCTTGAGGTCTTGTGAACCGGGCCCAAGCGGCTCTACGCCACCCGTCCCGTACATCCGGTAAGGCCGGTACCGACCCCATCGTCCCGGGCCGAAGGGCGGCCCCGACCCGGCTGGTTCTGCCGGCTCCGCAGGGAAGGACGGTACGCACACGGCCACGGCGGAGCGGATGGGCAGACGTACCCCGCCAGGTACAGCCCCCAGCCGCCACGATTCACCAACTGTCCCGGACCATGCGCAGAGTCCGGTCGTCCACGACCTCCCTGCTGACCGTTGACCGTTGACCGCCGACGCTCATGAGCGTCGCCCCTTGCCTGGCTTCGGCCGACGCAGGGGGCGCTTTCGTATTCCTTTCGAAAACCCGTATCAAGAATCTCCAATGCAAGAGTGAACACTCTCATCAAGTGCACACGCATAACCCTTTCTGCATCACAAGGAACTCAAAATCCCTGAAATTATTCCCCCGATTCACACCTTCCTCGAAGAGTTCAGGAAGGTTGACAAAAAAGGGGACACCCTTGCTCAAGAACAAGAAGGTTCGCACGGCTGTGTGGTCGAGCGCCGCCGTGAGTCTCGTCGCAGGCGTTACGTGGGCGGGCACCGCCTCAGCTGCCGCGCCGACCCCCGCCAAGGTGACGGCTCCGTATGCGCAGGCCGCTGCGGTGATCAACGCGGACGGCAGCATCAACAGGGCCAAGGGGATCGCGAACGTCACGAAGCCGGCCACTGGACGCTACTGCGTCGAACTGGAGGACAAGGACCTGGATCTCACCAGGCTCACCCCGGTGGCCACCCTTCAGTACGTTTCCTTCGAGTACGGAATTCGTATCTCGTTCTGGCCGCACCCCGAGTGCGGAGGGCGGAAGGACACCATTCACGTAATCACGGGAATGCCGAACAAGTGGGAAGACCTGGCGTTCTCGCTCGTCGTTCCGTAACGGATAGATGAACTGATAGGACGGTTTAGCCCCATACGGTATGGGGGTCTTTCCGATGGACCGTCGGCCCCCTCCGTTTCATCAGCCGTGTGCGACGGGGCAGCATCGAAATTGGTCACTGCATCCCCTTCCGTACCGTGCGGGAGGGGGCGCTTTCGTATTGCACGTGGCCCGGTCGATACAGGCGCGCTCAGCAACTTCCTGCTGAGTGAGGCTGAATGTGGATTCCTCGTGGGCTCCGAGAGCGAGGAGACCCACCAGCCGTGATCAGCTGGATAGTCGGAAACAGACTCTCCCCTGCTATGCGCCCTCGGTGGACGCGGACCGCTTCGAACTGAACCGTTCCGGGTTCGGTAGGGACTCGATCATTTGAGAGGATCGAGTCATGGCACGTTCTTCCCAGTACCCGCTTGAGCTGCGCCGTCGTGCGGTGCGGATGGTCGCCGAGGTGCGGCCGGAGTACGACACCGAGTGGGCCGCGATGAAAGCGGTCGCCCAGAAACTGGGTATCGGCACAACCGAGACGCTGCGCAAGTGGGTCCGCCAGGACCAGATCGACGCCGGCGCCCGTCCAGGCACCACGACGGAGGATTCCGCGCAGATCAAAGCGATGAAAAAGGAGATCGCCGAGCTGAAGCGGGCGAACGAGATCCTGAAGGCTGCGGCGTCTTTCTTCGCTTCAATGCCATCGTTGGAGACGTCGACCCGGTGACGGTGCGACAGTGACAGATGCCGATGGGGCTGGCTCTTTTCTTTGCTGCCCCGCCAGTTGAGGGCTTTTCGGCGATGTGCCGCCCCGTCGGCGTGTCCGTTCTTCGCGATGTGGCCTGATAGAAGCGTGCTGTTCGCCCGATTGAGGCGTGCCCCCGCGGAGAACGACGACACCTCGTCCGACTCCCGTTGGAGGCATCCCGTGATCGTGGTCGGTATCGACTCCCACAAGAAGACTCGCACCCTGGTCGCGGTGGACCAGGTCGGAAGGCGCCTGACGCAGCTGACCGTGGACGCCACCGCCAGGGGCCGCCGGCAGGTCTGCGTCTGGCTGGGACAGTTTGAGCAGGTCCTACTCGCTATCGAGGACTGCCGGCATCTGACCCGACGTTTCGAGGCGGACCTACTGGTGTCGGGGTACGCGGTGGTGCGCGTGCACACGCGACTGATGGCCGGCGCGCGGCGCTCGGCCCGCGAGCGTGGCAAGTCTGATCCGATCGACGCTGAAGCGGTGGC
This sequence is a window from Streptomyces sp. NBC_01217. Protein-coding genes within it:
- a CDS encoding nucleotidyltransferase family protein, coding for MISRLPLDEQLESLRAVLARNDVLMEVLARTAALDLPGWYVTAGCLFQTVWNVVTDRPPTSGIKDYDVFYFDADDLSWEAEDAVIRTGREVFGDLPAEVEIRNEARVHLWYEDKFKVVCPPYESTEAAIDSFAATTCCLGVRLETDGRWRVYAPYGLSDVFNLVVRPNPVLAPRSVYETKAARWRQQWPELAVLEWPSGSVMSASPVG